One part of the Helicobacter cetorum MIT 99-5656 genome encodes these proteins:
- a CDS encoding outer membrane beta-barrel protein produces MFKKLIFFYAFLLIWGFITPPIYAKPTLHDNATKDKYQAEHDALYRDIINRQKLTRQKSGWYFLGGFGVLDTIKDYQNKEVRNYLATLNLKTGVQSFFKKYVGVRGFFAWDLGGGRVNYQSHKDPTGSFFTMLSVGMDILMEFPLGSYKHYLGAFGGAGVAMVVYMDRQDFKFFKHAMYSGGLMIDGGLTLTLFLKHRLEWGFKILPTARMFSNSKRFETLPLFYMAYSYKF; encoded by the coding sequence ATGTTTAAAAAACTCATTTTTTTTTATGCTTTCTTGCTTATATGGGGATTTATTACCCCACCCATTTATGCAAAACCTACCTTGCATGACAACGCCACCAAAGACAAATATCAAGCAGAGCATGACGCACTCTATAGAGACATTATTAATCGTCAAAAACTCACCCGCCAAAAAAGTGGGTGGTATTTTTTAGGGGGGTTTGGGGTTTTAGATACGATTAAGGACTATCAAAATAAAGAAGTGAGAAACTACCTTGCAACGCTAAATTTAAAAACCGGCGTGCAAAGTTTTTTTAAAAAATATGTCGGTGTTAGAGGATTTTTTGCATGGGATTTGGGGGGCGGAAGAGTGAATTATCAAAGCCATAAAGACCCTACAGGCTCTTTTTTTACCATGCTTTCAGTAGGCATGGATATTTTAATGGAGTTTCCTTTAGGAAGTTACAAGCATTATTTAGGGGCGTTTGGAGGAGCTGGGGTTGCTATGGTGGTCTATATGGACAGACAGGATTTCAAGTTTTTTAAACACGCCATGTATTCAGGCGGCTTAATGATTGATGGGGGACTCACTCTCACACTTTTTTTAAAACACCGCCTTGAGTGGGGGTTTAAAATTCTACCCACCGCCAGAATGTTCTCTAATTCCAAACGCTTTGAAACTTTACCCTTATTTTATATGGCATACAGCTATAAATTCTAA
- a CDS encoding YihY family inner membrane protein, translated as MVFLKEFLRNLRGFFRFIKMCFPLRLKNALLNVSELFYYASSLSFYTILSLSPILLFVFSLFVSTYMQAHTGEVEALIFPNAPKLMGAIKDFLETFKKTDMALGMLEAVSILVALVLFCENYRSIASKIFQAKPRDYIYCRGKEIFLFWGFGTTLVFVVALPLVVFFDIKIQVFFDDRNSSLLHVLRWLGTYAFFLILFTIPTNKVFNHRFWVFLWVFFTSIFWHVLKWAFTYYVLYNRTYHELYGSVSILWFLMSWVYVSWLVILMGMYGCKMCDKYEPKRVFRGLLEFIAVCHIK; from the coding sequence ATGGTTTTCTTAAAAGAGTTTTTAAGAAATTTAAGGGGGTTTTTTCGTTTCATTAAAATGTGCTTTCCTTTGCGTTTGAAAAACGCCCTTTTGAATGTGAGCGAGCTGTTTTACTACGCATCAAGCTTGAGTTTTTATACGATTTTATCTCTATCGCCTATTTTATTGTTTGTTTTTAGTCTCTTTGTTTCAACTTATATGCAAGCTCATACAGGGGAAGTGGAAGCTTTAATTTTTCCTAACGCTCCAAAACTTATGGGGGCAATTAAGGATTTTTTGGAAACCTTTAAAAAAACGGATATGGCATTAGGCATGCTTGAAGCGGTATCTATTCTTGTGGCGTTAGTGCTGTTTTGTGAGAATTACCGCTCTATTGCGTCAAAAATTTTTCAAGCAAAGCCTAGAGATTATATTTATTGTAGGGGTAAAGAAATCTTTTTATTTTGGGGGTTTGGCACGACTTTAGTGTTTGTAGTGGCTTTACCCTTAGTGGTGTTTTTTGACATTAAAATTCAAGTGTTTTTTGATGACAGAAATTCAAGTTTGTTGCATGTTTTAAGGTGGCTTGGCACTTATGCGTTTTTCTTAATCCTTTTTACTATCCCTACAAATAAGGTGTTTAACCATCGCTTTTGGGTGTTTTTATGGGTGTTTTTTACTAGCATTTTTTGGCATGTTTTGAAATGGGCTTTTACTTATTATGTGCTGTATAACCGCACCTACCATGAGCTGTATGGAAGCGTTTCAATTTTATGGTTCTTGATGAGTTGGGTGTATGTGAGCTGGCTTGTGATTTTAATGGGCATGTATGGGTGCAAAATGTGTGATAAATATGAGCCTAAGAGAGTGTTTAGGGGGCTTTTAGAATTTATAGCTGTATGCCATATAAAATAA
- a CDS encoding biotin synthase, with protein sequence MQEIFLCSISNVRSGDCKEDCAYCTQSSHHQGQIKRYKFKDEKVVLQEARALRELGALGFCLVTSGRELDDEKCEYIAKLARVINKEELGLHLIACCGRADLDKLEFLKEAGIHSYNHNLETSQNFFPKICSTHTYEERFTTCENVLRAGLGLCSGGIFGLGESWEDRISMLRALASLSPHTTPINFFIKNPVLPIDAETLSADEALECVILAREFLPNARLMVAGGREVVFKGNDKQEAKLFEYGINAVVLGDYLTTKGKAPKRDIEKLLSYGLSLATSCH encoded by the coding sequence ATGCAAGAGATTTTTTTATGCTCCATTTCAAATGTGCGTAGTGGGGATTGCAAAGAAGATTGTGCCTATTGCACGCAAAGTTCGCACCATCAAGGGCAAATCAAACGCTATAAATTTAAAGATGAAAAAGTGGTGCTACAAGAAGCAAGAGCCTTGAGAGAATTAGGGGCTTTGGGGTTTTGCTTGGTAACTTCAGGGCGTGAATTAGATGATGAAAAATGCGAATATATCGCCAAATTAGCTAGAGTGATTAACAAAGAAGAATTAGGCTTGCATTTAATTGCATGTTGTGGGCGAGCGGATTTAGACAAATTAGAGTTTTTAAAAGAAGCGGGCATTCATAGCTATAACCACAATTTAGAGACTTCACAAAATTTCTTTCCTAAGATTTGCTCTACGCACACATACGAAGAGAGATTTACTACTTGTGAGAATGTGCTAAGGGCGGGTTTAGGGTTGTGTAGTGGGGGGATATTTGGGCTTGGGGAGAGTTGGGAAGATAGAATTAGTATGCTTAGGGCTTTAGCCTCACTTTCGCCTCACACCACACCGATTAATTTTTTCATTAAAAATCCGGTGCTACCCATTGATGCAGAGACTTTGAGTGCTGATGAAGCCTTAGAATGCGTGATTTTAGCAAGAGAGTTTTTACCTAATGCTAGGCTTATGGTGGCTGGGGGGCGTGAAGTGGTGTTTAAGGGCAATGACAAGCAAGAAGCTAAATTATTTGAATACGGCATTAATGCGGTGGTGTTAGGGGATTATCTAACGACTAAAGGTAAAGCCCCTAAAAGAGATATAGAAAAGCTGCTTTCTTATGGTTTGAGCTTGGCTACAAGCTGTCATTAA